The Primulina eburnea isolate SZY01 chromosome 13, ASM2296580v1, whole genome shotgun sequence genome includes a region encoding these proteins:
- the LOC140809645 gene encoding uncharacterized protein isoform X3: protein MDNGDGGLECRFSGLGRNDHININGNDGLFQVMKAVEAAEATIKQQVEENNRLRSELQKKNAEFEKAKLGDLRYQNCQSGDQCVEHVDESHRTDQIISGSHNQISEMRTMDIKSGRDLSNSALQEELNQNDMDQTRHSHMENHFDNGIVNGPSKHVGGGEVASDYYGASQFVSPSNTSISPIRYQLEGSSDSQLKISRHGLISMGENVNSQKQVQEHEEEILQLKKHLAEYSTKETQIRNETYVLEKRISYMRMAFDQQQQELVDAASKAISYRQDIMEENVRLTYALQAAQLERSMFVSSLMPLLAEYSLQPPVADAQSIVSNIKVLFRHLREQLLVTEGKLKESQYQLAPWCSVVNPSNLSQSPFHPIEMRNGLELVQQPTFSNGNMPSSDAQTTLDEDLLGRPQSGLNDAVKNSEHDELGRYPHFANRSPASQEVPAQFAINRADSNLVRNNEETVSKKVTFGDLVRSRDVDEPDIQGNQSDREPSVNWTSKASAYTTTLDDPNSSYPPYLAPVLEEPSSSFSDAADDDPLPAIKDLQISGDAYPGQQLQASGFSINGTTSCNFGWLRHMEDGSFNYIDGAKQPDYLVSADDVDTYLAIEVQPLDDRKRKGELVKVFANEHRKITLGQEMHTCIEKTLYGGHASYKLSLSTGYLDIWEPVTLTIKRDGYSIKCSGGDVITDKFSSSTIVSIPSGSVTEFSIFDSSGTERLLRAENSSTDVSSLRDTIVLTLRLFTVKANEKKKGKKKGLFFNK from the exons ATGGACAATGGGGATGGTGGTTTGGAATGTAGATTTTCTGGGTTGGGGAGGAACGATCACATAAATATCAATGGCAACGATGGATTGTTTCAGGTGATGAAAGCTGTTGAAGCTGCTGAGGCCACCATTAAACAGCAG GTGGAAGAGAACAATCGCTTGAGATCTGAACTCCAGAAAAAAAACGCGGAATTTGAGAAAGCT AAATTAGGTGATCTGAGATATCAAAATTGCCAATCAGGtgatcaatgtgttgaacaTGTTGATGAATCTCACAGAACTGATCAAATTATTTCGGGGTCCCATAATCAAATAAGTGAAATGAGAACTATGGATATTAAATCTGGACGTGATTTATCAAATTCTGCTCTTCAAGAAGAATTGAATCAAAATGATATGGACCAGACAAGACACTCTCATATGGAAAATCATTTTGATAATGGCATAGTAAATGGACCATCAAAGCATGTCGGGGGTGGTGAGGTAGCATCAGATTATTACGGTGCTTCACAGTTTGTCTCACCATCTAATACATCAATTTCCCCTATTAG GTACCAGCTAGAAGGCAGTTCAGATTCACAGCTAAAAATATCTCGACACGGTTTGATTTCAATGGGTGAAAATGTTAATAGTCAAAAGCAG GTCCAGGAACATGAAGAGGAGATTTTGCAATTAAAAAAACATCTTGCAGAGTACTCCACAAAG GAAACGCAAATCCGGAATGAGACATATGTTCTGGAGAAGCGCATATCATATATGCGTATG GCCTTCGATCAGCAACAACAAGAACTTGTTGATGCTGCATCTAAAGCAATTTCTTACAGACAAGACATTATGGAGGAGAATGTACGGCTTACATATGCATTGCAG GCTGCACAACTAGAAAGATCAATGTTTGTATCTTCTTTAATGCCTCTTCTTGCTGAATATTCTCTTCAGCCACCTGTTGCTGATGCCCAATCCATTGTCAGTAACATCAAG GTTTTATTTAGACATTTGCGAGAGCAGCTTCTTGTGACTGAG GGAAAGCTCAAGGAGTCACAGTACCAACTAGCTCCCTGGTGCTCTGTTGTGAATCCCTCAAATTTGAGTCAATCACCATTTCATCCTATCGAG ATGAGAAATGGGTTGGAACTGGTGCAGCAACCAACATTTTCTAATGGAAATATGCCATCTTCAGATGCTCAAACAACACTTGACGAAGATTTACTGGGTCGACCTCAAAGTGGTCTGAATGATGCTGTGAAGAACTCGGAGCACGATGAATTAGGGAGATATCCACATTTTGCGAACAG GAGTCCTGCATCCCAGGAAGTACCTGCACAGTTTGCAATTAACCGGGCTGATTCAAATCTTGTTCGAAATAACGAAGAAACTGTGAGTAAAAAGGTCACATTTGGTGATCTGGTTCGAAGTAGGGATGTTGATGAACCTGACATTCAAGGGAATCAAAGTGATAGAGAGCCTTCAGTTAATTGGACTTCTAAAGCTTCTGCATACACCACAACTCTCGATGATCCTAACTCCTCGTATCCTCCTTATCTAGCACCAGTTCTTGAGGAACCATCATCCTCTTTCTCTGATG CTGCAGATGATGACCCACTACCAGCAATAAAGGATCTCCAAATATCAGGCGACGCTTATCCCGGACAGCAACTCCAAGCTAGTGGATTTTCTATCAATGGAACAACCAGTTGTAATTTTGGA TGGTTACGGCACATGGAAGATGGATCTTTTAATTATATTGatg GTGCAAAGCAACCAGATTATCTTGTTTCCGCTGACGATGTTGATACATATCTTGCCATTGAAGTACAGCCGCTTGATGACCGGAAACGGAAG GGTGAACTTGTGAAGGTCTTCGCCAATGAGCATAGGAAAATCACATTAG GTCAAGAAATGCACACTTGCATAGAGAAGACTCTTTATGGCGGTCATGCTTCATATAAATTATCACTGTCG ACTGGATATCTTGATATATGGGAGCCAGTTACATTGACCATAAAAAGGGATGGTTACAGCATAAAGTGCAGTGGTGGTGATGTAATCACTGATAAGTTTTCCTCCTCCACAATT GTCTCAATTCCTTCTGGAAGTGTGACAGAATTTTCCATTTTTGATTCAAGTGGGACTGAACGccttttgagggcagagaataGCTCGACGGATGTAAGTAG TTTGAGGGATACAATTGTTCTTACCCTAAGGTTATTCACCGTGAAG gcTAATGAAAAGAAGAAAGGGAAGAAAAAAGGCCTGTTTTTCAACAAGTAA
- the LOC140809645 gene encoding uncharacterized protein isoform X5, with product MIEGRLTQVMKAVEAAEATIKQQVEENNRLRSELQKKNAEFEKAKLGDLRYQNCQSGDQCVEHVDESHRTDQIISGSHNQISEMRTMDIKSGRDLSNSALQEELNQNDMDQTRHSHMENHFDNGIVNGPSKHVGGGEVASDYYGASQFVSPSNTSISPIRYQLEGSSDSQLKISRHGLISMGENVNSQKQDLVPQVQEHEEEILQLKKHLAEYSTKETQIRNETYVLEKRISYMRMAFDQQQQELVDAASKAISYRQDIMEENVRLTYALQAAQLERSMFVSSLMPLLAEYSLQPPVADAQSIVSNIKVLFRHLREQLLVTEGKLKESQYQLAPWCSVVNPSNLSQSPFHPIEMRNGLELVQQPTFSNGNMPSSDAQTTLDEDLLGRPQSGLNDAVKNSEHDELGRYPHFANRSPASQEVPAQFAINRADSNLVRNNEETVSKKVTFGDLVRSRDVDEPDIQGNQSDREPSVNWTSKASAYTTTLDDPNSSYPPYLAPVLEEPSSSFSDAADDDPLPAIKDLQISGDAYPGQQLQASGFSINGTTSCNFGWLRHMEDGSFNYIDGAKQPDYLVSADDVDTYLAIEVQPLDDRKRKGELVKVFANEHRKITLGQEMHTCIEKTLYGGHASYKLSLSTGYLDIWEPVTLTIKRDGYSIKCSGGDVITDKFSSSTIVSIPSGSVTEFSIFDSSGTERLLRAENSSTDVSSLRDTIVLTLRLFTVKANEKKKGKKKGLFFNK from the exons ATGATCGAGGGGAGGCTGACCCAG GTGATGAAAGCTGTTGAAGCTGCTGAGGCCACCATTAAACAGCAG GTGGAAGAGAACAATCGCTTGAGATCTGAACTCCAGAAAAAAAACGCGGAATTTGAGAAAGCT AAATTAGGTGATCTGAGATATCAAAATTGCCAATCAGGtgatcaatgtgttgaacaTGTTGATGAATCTCACAGAACTGATCAAATTATTTCGGGGTCCCATAATCAAATAAGTGAAATGAGAACTATGGATATTAAATCTGGACGTGATTTATCAAATTCTGCTCTTCAAGAAGAATTGAATCAAAATGATATGGACCAGACAAGACACTCTCATATGGAAAATCATTTTGATAATGGCATAGTAAATGGACCATCAAAGCATGTCGGGGGTGGTGAGGTAGCATCAGATTATTACGGTGCTTCACAGTTTGTCTCACCATCTAATACATCAATTTCCCCTATTAG GTACCAGCTAGAAGGCAGTTCAGATTCACAGCTAAAAATATCTCGACACGGTTTGATTTCAATGGGTGAAAATGTTAATAGTCAAAAGCAG GATCTTGTTCCACAGGTCCAGGAACATGAAGAGGAGATTTTGCAATTAAAAAAACATCTTGCAGAGTACTCCACAAAG GAAACGCAAATCCGGAATGAGACATATGTTCTGGAGAAGCGCATATCATATATGCGTATG GCCTTCGATCAGCAACAACAAGAACTTGTTGATGCTGCATCTAAAGCAATTTCTTACAGACAAGACATTATGGAGGAGAATGTACGGCTTACATATGCATTGCAG GCTGCACAACTAGAAAGATCAATGTTTGTATCTTCTTTAATGCCTCTTCTTGCTGAATATTCTCTTCAGCCACCTGTTGCTGATGCCCAATCCATTGTCAGTAACATCAAG GTTTTATTTAGACATTTGCGAGAGCAGCTTCTTGTGACTGAG GGAAAGCTCAAGGAGTCACAGTACCAACTAGCTCCCTGGTGCTCTGTTGTGAATCCCTCAAATTTGAGTCAATCACCATTTCATCCTATCGAG ATGAGAAATGGGTTGGAACTGGTGCAGCAACCAACATTTTCTAATGGAAATATGCCATCTTCAGATGCTCAAACAACACTTGACGAAGATTTACTGGGTCGACCTCAAAGTGGTCTGAATGATGCTGTGAAGAACTCGGAGCACGATGAATTAGGGAGATATCCACATTTTGCGAACAG GAGTCCTGCATCCCAGGAAGTACCTGCACAGTTTGCAATTAACCGGGCTGATTCAAATCTTGTTCGAAATAACGAAGAAACTGTGAGTAAAAAGGTCACATTTGGTGATCTGGTTCGAAGTAGGGATGTTGATGAACCTGACATTCAAGGGAATCAAAGTGATAGAGAGCCTTCAGTTAATTGGACTTCTAAAGCTTCTGCATACACCACAACTCTCGATGATCCTAACTCCTCGTATCCTCCTTATCTAGCACCAGTTCTTGAGGAACCATCATCCTCTTTCTCTGATG CTGCAGATGATGACCCACTACCAGCAATAAAGGATCTCCAAATATCAGGCGACGCTTATCCCGGACAGCAACTCCAAGCTAGTGGATTTTCTATCAATGGAACAACCAGTTGTAATTTTGGA TGGTTACGGCACATGGAAGATGGATCTTTTAATTATATTGatg GTGCAAAGCAACCAGATTATCTTGTTTCCGCTGACGATGTTGATACATATCTTGCCATTGAAGTACAGCCGCTTGATGACCGGAAACGGAAG GGTGAACTTGTGAAGGTCTTCGCCAATGAGCATAGGAAAATCACATTAG GTCAAGAAATGCACACTTGCATAGAGAAGACTCTTTATGGCGGTCATGCTTCATATAAATTATCACTGTCG ACTGGATATCTTGATATATGGGAGCCAGTTACATTGACCATAAAAAGGGATGGTTACAGCATAAAGTGCAGTGGTGGTGATGTAATCACTGATAAGTTTTCCTCCTCCACAATT GTCTCAATTCCTTCTGGAAGTGTGACAGAATTTTCCATTTTTGATTCAAGTGGGACTGAACGccttttgagggcagagaataGCTCGACGGATGTAAGTAG TTTGAGGGATACAATTGTTCTTACCCTAAGGTTATTCACCGTGAAG gcTAATGAAAAGAAGAAAGGGAAGAAAAAAGGCCTGTTTTTCAACAAGTAA
- the LOC140809645 gene encoding uncharacterized protein isoform X1, with translation MDNGDGGLECRFSGLGRNDHININGNDGLFQVMKAVEAAEATIKQQVEENNRLRSELQKKNAEFEKAKLGDLRYQNCQSGDQCVEHVDESHRTDQIISGSHNQISEMRTMDIKSGRDLSNSALQEELNQNDMDQTRHSHMENHFDNGIVNGPSKHVGGGEVASDYYGASQFVSPSNTSISPIRYQLEGSSDSQLKISRHGLISMGENVNSQKQDLVPQVQEHEEEILQLKKHLAEYSTKETQIRNETYVLEKRISYMRMAFDQQQQELVDAASKAISYRQDIMEENVRLTYALQAAQLERSMFVSSLMPLLAEYSLQPPVADAQSIVSNIKVLFRHLREQLLVTEGKLKESQYQLAPWCSVVNPSNLSQSPFHPIEMRNGLELVQQPTFSNGNMPSSDAQTTLDEDLLGRPQSGLNDAVKNSEHDELGRYPHFANRSPASQEVPAQFAINRADSNLVRNNEETVSKKVTFGDLVRSRDVDEPDIQGNQSDREPSVNWTSKASAYTTTLDDPNSSYPPYLAPVLEEPSSSFSDAADDDPLPAIKDLQISGDAYPGQQLQASGFSINGTTSCNFGWLRHMEDGSFNYIDGAKQPDYLVSADDVDTYLAIEVQPLDDRKRKGELVKVFANEHRKITLGQEMHTCIEKTLYGGHASYKLSLSTGYLDIWEPVTLTIKRDGYSIKCSGGDVITDKFSSSTIVSIPSGSVTEFSIFDSSGTERLLRAENSSTDVSSLRDTIVLTLRLFTVKANEKKKGKKKGLFFNK, from the exons ATGGACAATGGGGATGGTGGTTTGGAATGTAGATTTTCTGGGTTGGGGAGGAACGATCACATAAATATCAATGGCAACGATGGATTGTTTCAGGTGATGAAAGCTGTTGAAGCTGCTGAGGCCACCATTAAACAGCAG GTGGAAGAGAACAATCGCTTGAGATCTGAACTCCAGAAAAAAAACGCGGAATTTGAGAAAGCT AAATTAGGTGATCTGAGATATCAAAATTGCCAATCAGGtgatcaatgtgttgaacaTGTTGATGAATCTCACAGAACTGATCAAATTATTTCGGGGTCCCATAATCAAATAAGTGAAATGAGAACTATGGATATTAAATCTGGACGTGATTTATCAAATTCTGCTCTTCAAGAAGAATTGAATCAAAATGATATGGACCAGACAAGACACTCTCATATGGAAAATCATTTTGATAATGGCATAGTAAATGGACCATCAAAGCATGTCGGGGGTGGTGAGGTAGCATCAGATTATTACGGTGCTTCACAGTTTGTCTCACCATCTAATACATCAATTTCCCCTATTAG GTACCAGCTAGAAGGCAGTTCAGATTCACAGCTAAAAATATCTCGACACGGTTTGATTTCAATGGGTGAAAATGTTAATAGTCAAAAGCAG GATCTTGTTCCACAGGTCCAGGAACATGAAGAGGAGATTTTGCAATTAAAAAAACATCTTGCAGAGTACTCCACAAAG GAAACGCAAATCCGGAATGAGACATATGTTCTGGAGAAGCGCATATCATATATGCGTATG GCCTTCGATCAGCAACAACAAGAACTTGTTGATGCTGCATCTAAAGCAATTTCTTACAGACAAGACATTATGGAGGAGAATGTACGGCTTACATATGCATTGCAG GCTGCACAACTAGAAAGATCAATGTTTGTATCTTCTTTAATGCCTCTTCTTGCTGAATATTCTCTTCAGCCACCTGTTGCTGATGCCCAATCCATTGTCAGTAACATCAAG GTTTTATTTAGACATTTGCGAGAGCAGCTTCTTGTGACTGAG GGAAAGCTCAAGGAGTCACAGTACCAACTAGCTCCCTGGTGCTCTGTTGTGAATCCCTCAAATTTGAGTCAATCACCATTTCATCCTATCGAG ATGAGAAATGGGTTGGAACTGGTGCAGCAACCAACATTTTCTAATGGAAATATGCCATCTTCAGATGCTCAAACAACACTTGACGAAGATTTACTGGGTCGACCTCAAAGTGGTCTGAATGATGCTGTGAAGAACTCGGAGCACGATGAATTAGGGAGATATCCACATTTTGCGAACAG GAGTCCTGCATCCCAGGAAGTACCTGCACAGTTTGCAATTAACCGGGCTGATTCAAATCTTGTTCGAAATAACGAAGAAACTGTGAGTAAAAAGGTCACATTTGGTGATCTGGTTCGAAGTAGGGATGTTGATGAACCTGACATTCAAGGGAATCAAAGTGATAGAGAGCCTTCAGTTAATTGGACTTCTAAAGCTTCTGCATACACCACAACTCTCGATGATCCTAACTCCTCGTATCCTCCTTATCTAGCACCAGTTCTTGAGGAACCATCATCCTCTTTCTCTGATG CTGCAGATGATGACCCACTACCAGCAATAAAGGATCTCCAAATATCAGGCGACGCTTATCCCGGACAGCAACTCCAAGCTAGTGGATTTTCTATCAATGGAACAACCAGTTGTAATTTTGGA TGGTTACGGCACATGGAAGATGGATCTTTTAATTATATTGatg GTGCAAAGCAACCAGATTATCTTGTTTCCGCTGACGATGTTGATACATATCTTGCCATTGAAGTACAGCCGCTTGATGACCGGAAACGGAAG GGTGAACTTGTGAAGGTCTTCGCCAATGAGCATAGGAAAATCACATTAG GTCAAGAAATGCACACTTGCATAGAGAAGACTCTTTATGGCGGTCATGCTTCATATAAATTATCACTGTCG ACTGGATATCTTGATATATGGGAGCCAGTTACATTGACCATAAAAAGGGATGGTTACAGCATAAAGTGCAGTGGTGGTGATGTAATCACTGATAAGTTTTCCTCCTCCACAATT GTCTCAATTCCTTCTGGAAGTGTGACAGAATTTTCCATTTTTGATTCAAGTGGGACTGAACGccttttgagggcagagaataGCTCGACGGATGTAAGTAG TTTGAGGGATACAATTGTTCTTACCCTAAGGTTATTCACCGTGAAG gcTAATGAAAAGAAGAAAGGGAAGAAAAAAGGCCTGTTTTTCAACAAGTAA
- the LOC140809645 gene encoding uncharacterized protein isoform X4 — protein sequence MIEGRLTQVVLRLVMKAVEAAEATIKQQVEENNRLRSELQKKNAEFEKAKLGDLRYQNCQSGDQCVEHVDESHRTDQIISGSHNQISEMRTMDIKSGRDLSNSALQEELNQNDMDQTRHSHMENHFDNGIVNGPSKHVGGGEVASDYYGASQFVSPSNTSISPIRYQLEGSSDSQLKISRHGLISMGENVNSQKQDLVPQVQEHEEEILQLKKHLAEYSTKETQIRNETYVLEKRISYMRMAFDQQQQELVDAASKAISYRQDIMEENVRLTYALQAAQLERSMFVSSLMPLLAEYSLQPPVADAQSIVSNIKVLFRHLREQLLVTEGKLKESQYQLAPWCSVVNPSNLSQSPFHPIEMRNGLELVQQPTFSNGNMPSSDAQTTLDEDLLGRPQSGLNDAVKNSEHDELGRYPHFANRSPASQEVPAQFAINRADSNLVRNNEETVSKKVTFGDLVRSRDVDEPDIQGNQSDREPSVNWTSKASAYTTTLDDPNSSYPPYLAPVLEEPSSSFSDAADDDPLPAIKDLQISGDAYPGQQLQASGFSINGTTSCNFGWLRHMEDGSFNYIDGAKQPDYLVSADDVDTYLAIEVQPLDDRKRKGELVKVFANEHRKITLGQEMHTCIEKTLYGGHASYKLSLSTGYLDIWEPVTLTIKRDGYSIKCSGGDVITDKFSSSTIVSIPSGSVTEFSIFDSSGTERLLRAENSSTDVSSLRDTIVLTLRLFTVKANEKKKGKKKGLFFNK from the exons ATGATCGAGGGGAGGCTGACCCAGGTGGTTTTACGTTTG GTGATGAAAGCTGTTGAAGCTGCTGAGGCCACCATTAAACAGCAG GTGGAAGAGAACAATCGCTTGAGATCTGAACTCCAGAAAAAAAACGCGGAATTTGAGAAAGCT AAATTAGGTGATCTGAGATATCAAAATTGCCAATCAGGtgatcaatgtgttgaacaTGTTGATGAATCTCACAGAACTGATCAAATTATTTCGGGGTCCCATAATCAAATAAGTGAAATGAGAACTATGGATATTAAATCTGGACGTGATTTATCAAATTCTGCTCTTCAAGAAGAATTGAATCAAAATGATATGGACCAGACAAGACACTCTCATATGGAAAATCATTTTGATAATGGCATAGTAAATGGACCATCAAAGCATGTCGGGGGTGGTGAGGTAGCATCAGATTATTACGGTGCTTCACAGTTTGTCTCACCATCTAATACATCAATTTCCCCTATTAG GTACCAGCTAGAAGGCAGTTCAGATTCACAGCTAAAAATATCTCGACACGGTTTGATTTCAATGGGTGAAAATGTTAATAGTCAAAAGCAG GATCTTGTTCCACAGGTCCAGGAACATGAAGAGGAGATTTTGCAATTAAAAAAACATCTTGCAGAGTACTCCACAAAG GAAACGCAAATCCGGAATGAGACATATGTTCTGGAGAAGCGCATATCATATATGCGTATG GCCTTCGATCAGCAACAACAAGAACTTGTTGATGCTGCATCTAAAGCAATTTCTTACAGACAAGACATTATGGAGGAGAATGTACGGCTTACATATGCATTGCAG GCTGCACAACTAGAAAGATCAATGTTTGTATCTTCTTTAATGCCTCTTCTTGCTGAATATTCTCTTCAGCCACCTGTTGCTGATGCCCAATCCATTGTCAGTAACATCAAG GTTTTATTTAGACATTTGCGAGAGCAGCTTCTTGTGACTGAG GGAAAGCTCAAGGAGTCACAGTACCAACTAGCTCCCTGGTGCTCTGTTGTGAATCCCTCAAATTTGAGTCAATCACCATTTCATCCTATCGAG ATGAGAAATGGGTTGGAACTGGTGCAGCAACCAACATTTTCTAATGGAAATATGCCATCTTCAGATGCTCAAACAACACTTGACGAAGATTTACTGGGTCGACCTCAAAGTGGTCTGAATGATGCTGTGAAGAACTCGGAGCACGATGAATTAGGGAGATATCCACATTTTGCGAACAG GAGTCCTGCATCCCAGGAAGTACCTGCACAGTTTGCAATTAACCGGGCTGATTCAAATCTTGTTCGAAATAACGAAGAAACTGTGAGTAAAAAGGTCACATTTGGTGATCTGGTTCGAAGTAGGGATGTTGATGAACCTGACATTCAAGGGAATCAAAGTGATAGAGAGCCTTCAGTTAATTGGACTTCTAAAGCTTCTGCATACACCACAACTCTCGATGATCCTAACTCCTCGTATCCTCCTTATCTAGCACCAGTTCTTGAGGAACCATCATCCTCTTTCTCTGATG CTGCAGATGATGACCCACTACCAGCAATAAAGGATCTCCAAATATCAGGCGACGCTTATCCCGGACAGCAACTCCAAGCTAGTGGATTTTCTATCAATGGAACAACCAGTTGTAATTTTGGA TGGTTACGGCACATGGAAGATGGATCTTTTAATTATATTGatg GTGCAAAGCAACCAGATTATCTTGTTTCCGCTGACGATGTTGATACATATCTTGCCATTGAAGTACAGCCGCTTGATGACCGGAAACGGAAG GGTGAACTTGTGAAGGTCTTCGCCAATGAGCATAGGAAAATCACATTAG GTCAAGAAATGCACACTTGCATAGAGAAGACTCTTTATGGCGGTCATGCTTCATATAAATTATCACTGTCG ACTGGATATCTTGATATATGGGAGCCAGTTACATTGACCATAAAAAGGGATGGTTACAGCATAAAGTGCAGTGGTGGTGATGTAATCACTGATAAGTTTTCCTCCTCCACAATT GTCTCAATTCCTTCTGGAAGTGTGACAGAATTTTCCATTTTTGATTCAAGTGGGACTGAACGccttttgagggcagagaataGCTCGACGGATGTAAGTAG TTTGAGGGATACAATTGTTCTTACCCTAAGGTTATTCACCGTGAAG gcTAATGAAAAGAAGAAAGGGAAGAAAAAAGGCCTGTTTTTCAACAAGTAA